From Hymenobacter sedentarius, a single genomic window includes:
- a CDS encoding transposase → MSDLIHYERNLPHRLPPGEVVFLTFRLAGSLPRTVVEHLQAEIELARQRFEVEPAQLYAAQKRYFGRFDAQLNKGEYGPTYLRQPAVAALIAESLRYFDGMGYDLRCYCLMPNPVHLVMRVLEEAPPLVKTLQRLKSYTATQANKLLGRIGTFWQAESYDHVVRKGELERVLAYVVENPVQAGLVEDWEQWPYTYQAPL, encoded by the coding sequence GTGTCGGACTTGATTCATTATGAGCGGAACCTGCCGCACCGGTTGCCGCCGGGTGAAGTGGTGTTTCTCACCTTTAGGTTGGCGGGGTCGCTGCCGCGCACGGTGGTGGAGCACCTACAGGCCGAAATTGAGCTGGCCCGGCAACGCTTTGAGGTAGAACCTGCGCAGCTTTATGCGGCGCAGAAACGGTACTTTGGTCGCTTCGATGCCCAACTAAACAAAGGCGAGTACGGCCCTACATATTTGCGGCAGCCCGCCGTCGCGGCCTTGATAGCGGAGTCCTTGCGCTATTTCGATGGCATGGGCTACGACCTGCGGTGCTACTGCCTGATGCCAAACCCTGTGCATCTGGTGATGCGGGTGCTAGAAGAAGCTCCACCGCTTGTGAAAACGCTGCAGCGACTGAAAAGCTATACCGCAACACAGGCGAACAAACTACTTGGGCGAATAGGCACTTTCTGGCAGGCAGAGAGCTACGACCATGTGGTACGCAAAGGAGAATTGGAGCGGGTGTTGGCTTATGTGGTGGAAAATCCGGTGCAAGCGGGACTGGTAGAAGACTGGGAGCAATGGCCATACACGTATCAGGCCCCGCTGTAG
- a CDS encoding ATP-binding cassette domain-containing protein, with protein sequence MTAHAYSYKDPILTLNGVSISFNGEKVLRDINAQVLDVTRPGMNQGQVVGFYGRSGIGKSVLCRIMAGLIAPTAGTVEVGQAQQPVTPGMVGFVQQRYPLFDHRTLLDNLLVAAERKHAPEVARQHVEIYLERFCLAPHRKKYPAHLSGGQRQRAAIAQQLLCSDHLILLDEPFSGLDVAMIDEVKRIIVEVTTMDELNTVIIVSHDIVTTTALADRLWLLGYEHDAAGALVPGATISPQHQYNLAEMGLAWHENVEAEPEFAQFVEHIKNEIRGS encoded by the coding sequence ATGACTGCTCACGCCTACTCCTACAAAGACCCCATCCTCACTCTGAATGGCGTCTCCATTTCCTTCAACGGGGAAAAAGTCCTGCGCGACATCAACGCCCAGGTCCTCGACGTGACGCGCCCCGGCATGAACCAAGGTCAGGTGGTGGGCTTCTACGGCCGCTCGGGCATCGGCAAGTCGGTGCTGTGCCGCATCATGGCCGGGCTGATTGCGCCCACCGCCGGCACCGTGGAAGTGGGCCAGGCCCAACAGCCCGTGACACCCGGCATGGTGGGCTTCGTGCAGCAGCGATACCCGCTGTTCGACCACCGCACGCTGCTCGACAACCTGCTGGTGGCCGCCGAGCGCAAGCACGCCCCCGAAGTGGCCCGCCAGCACGTCGAAATCTACCTGGAGCGGTTCTGCCTCGCGCCGCACCGCAAAAAGTACCCGGCCCACCTCTCGGGCGGGCAGCGTCAGCGGGCGGCCATCGCCCAACAGCTGCTCTGCTCCGACCACCTCATCCTGCTCGATGAGCCTTTCTCCGGCCTCGACGTAGCGATGATTGACGAGGTGAAACGCATTATCGTCGAAGTGACGACCATGGACGAGCTAAACACCGTCATCATCGTCTCGCACGACATCGTGACCACCACCGCCCTGGCCGACCGCCTCTGGCTTCTCGGCTACGAGCACGATGCGGCCGGGGCCCTCGTGCCGGGCGCCACCATCAGCCCCCAGCACCAATACAACCTGGCCGAAATGGGCCTCGCCTGGCACGAAAACGTCGAAGCCGAACCGGAATTCGCCCAGTTCGTGGAGCACATCAAGAATGAGATTCGGGGGAGTTAA
- a CDS encoding ABC transporter permease, which produces MKTLFAPNAQPHRLVFTTMVVAQVALLLLIWLFYPMQLFPSLGEVVRSLGDLITTQGLIQELWASMTTALQALAVATLLALGISYLTALPFFRPIAYAASKMRYLTLTGLTFFMALMMSSGHQVKLSVLIFGATVYLVTGMTSVILTTTQEEMDHARTLGMGEWRSFWEVVVLGKLDEMLEVVRQNFAIIWTMITLVETLYQSEGGIGLLLYKQNRYLHLDGVLAIQLVILATGAVQDYVFVLLRRVFFPYSALTTAK; this is translated from the coding sequence ATGAAAACTCTATTCGCCCCCAACGCCCAGCCGCACCGCCTAGTGTTCACCACCATGGTGGTAGCTCAAGTGGCTCTGCTGCTGTTAATATGGCTGTTCTACCCCATGCAGCTGTTCCCCAGCCTGGGCGAAGTGGTTCGCTCACTGGGCGACCTCATCACCACGCAGGGCCTCATTCAGGAGCTGTGGGCCAGCATGACCACGGCCCTGCAAGCCCTGGCCGTGGCCACGTTGCTGGCACTGGGCATCTCCTACCTCACGGCACTGCCCTTCTTCCGGCCCATTGCCTACGCGGCTAGCAAGATGCGCTATCTCACCCTCACGGGCCTCACGTTTTTCATGGCCCTGATGATGAGCTCCGGCCACCAGGTGAAGCTCTCGGTGCTCATTTTCGGCGCCACGGTGTACCTGGTCACGGGCATGACGAGCGTGATTCTGACCACCACGCAGGAGGAAATGGACCACGCCCGCACCCTGGGCATGGGCGAGTGGCGTAGCTTCTGGGAAGTGGTGGTGCTGGGCAAGCTCGATGAGATGCTGGAAGTGGTGCGCCAGAACTTCGCCATCATCTGGACCATGATTACGCTGGTCGAAACGCTGTACCAGAGCGAGGGCGGAATTGGGCTGTTGCTCTACAAGCAAAACCGTTACTTGCACCTCGATGGCGTGCTGGCTATTCAGCTAGTGATTCTGGCGACCGGGGCGGTGCAGGACTACGTGTTTGTGCTGCTGCGACGGGTGTTTTTCCCTTACTCGGCGCTAACTACCGCGAAGTAG
- a CDS encoding alpha-glucuronidase family glycosyl hydrolase produces the protein MSLRSLLLLLVFVAAAHRGLADDGYRLWLKYDPITDVAQRNAYRQAAQYIAADGSSIVLKTAAKELQRGLQGLLGQPVPVVAKVESGSTKRGILLIVSPTANVSVTGHSQDGYRILAQGRNLVVTGRSGAGVLYGVFALLRELQTGQPVSNLAQASSPRIQYRLLNHWDNPNGTVERGYAGSSIWKWYELPNNLDPRYTDYARANASIGINGVAINNVNASARYLTPEYLQKVKALAGVFRPYGIRVYLSVFWAAPKVIGGLKTSDPLDPQVKQWWAAKTEEIYKVIPDFGGFLVKANSEGEPGPQDYGRNHADGANMLADALGQHDGIVMWRAFVYKANSNGDRFKEAYEEFKPLDGKFLPKVLVQVKNGPIDFQAREPFHPLFGAMPKTPLVLEVQITQEYLGFATHLVYLAPLFKECLDSDTQTKGPGSMVAKVVDGSLDQHRISGIAGVANIGSDRNWTGHPMGQANWYAFGRLAWDYHLTSAAIATEWAKMTLTREPKAVATIVDMMDKSRDIYVRYTTPLGLHHIMGESIHYGPQPWLAKAGRPDWTAVYYHKADSLGLGFNRTATGSNALALYSPGVQKQWGDPKTCPLNYLLWFHHVGWKQPLPTGRTLWNELVTRYYTGADSVTWMQQRWASVKPAVDPAVHADVTARLQIQRQEALWWRDACVLYFQTYSRQPIPAPFAPPTRTLAEVKSLVDLYQLK, from the coding sequence ATGTCGCTCCGGTCTTTATTGCTCCTGTTGGTATTCGTTGCCGCCGCGCACCGCGGCTTGGCCGACGATGGCTACCGGCTGTGGCTCAAGTACGACCCGATTACGGATGTGGCCCAACGCAACGCCTACCGGCAAGCAGCCCAGTACATTGCCGCCGATGGCAGCTCAATAGTGCTTAAGACAGCCGCGAAGGAACTACAGCGCGGCCTGCAAGGGCTATTGGGCCAGCCGGTGCCGGTGGTGGCAAAGGTGGAGTCAGGTAGTACAAAACGCGGGATTCTTTTAATAGTAAGCCCGACCGCAAACGTTTCCGTAACCGGGCACAGCCAGGACGGCTACCGCATTTTAGCCCAAGGCCGCAACCTGGTGGTGACGGGTAGGAGCGGAGCCGGCGTACTCTACGGTGTGTTTGCTCTGCTGCGGGAACTACAGACCGGGCAGCCAGTTTCTAACCTGGCTCAGGCCAGCAGTCCGCGCATTCAGTACCGCCTGCTCAACCATTGGGACAACCCGAACGGCACGGTGGAGCGGGGCTACGCGGGCTCGTCCATCTGGAAATGGTACGAGCTGCCCAACAACCTCGACCCGCGCTATACCGACTATGCCCGCGCCAATGCCTCGATTGGCATAAACGGCGTGGCTATTAATAACGTGAACGCCAGCGCGCGCTACCTCACGCCCGAGTACCTGCAGAAGGTGAAGGCCCTGGCCGGCGTGTTTCGGCCCTATGGCATCCGGGTATACTTGTCGGTGTTTTGGGCCGCGCCCAAGGTGATAGGCGGCCTGAAAACCTCCGACCCGCTCGACCCGCAAGTGAAGCAGTGGTGGGCCGCCAAGACCGAGGAGATTTATAAGGTAATTCCCGACTTCGGCGGCTTTCTGGTGAAGGCCAACTCCGAGGGCGAGCCCGGCCCGCAGGACTACGGCCGCAACCACGCCGACGGCGCCAACATGCTGGCCGACGCCTTGGGCCAGCACGACGGCATCGTGATGTGGCGCGCCTTTGTGTACAAGGCCAACAGCAACGGCGACCGATTTAAGGAAGCCTACGAGGAGTTTAAGCCGCTCGATGGCAAGTTCTTGCCCAAAGTGCTGGTGCAGGTGAAGAACGGGCCCATTGACTTCCAGGCCCGCGAGCCGTTCCACCCGCTGTTTGGGGCCATGCCCAAGACGCCGCTGGTGCTCGAAGTGCAGATTACCCAGGAGTACCTGGGCTTTGCCACGCACCTGGTGTATCTGGCGCCGCTTTTCAAAGAGTGCCTCGATTCGGATACCCAAACCAAGGGCCCCGGCTCCATGGTGGCGAAGGTGGTGGACGGCAGCCTCGACCAGCACCGTATCAGCGGCATTGCGGGCGTGGCCAACATCGGTTCCGACCGCAACTGGACCGGCCACCCCATGGGCCAGGCCAACTGGTACGCCTTCGGCCGCCTGGCCTGGGACTACCACCTGACCTCGGCCGCCATTGCCACCGAATGGGCCAAGATGACCCTGACCCGCGAGCCCAAAGCCGTGGCCACCATCGTGGATATGATGGATAAGTCGCGCGACATCTACGTGCGCTACACCACACCGCTGGGCCTGCACCACATCATGGGCGAGAGCATTCACTACGGCCCCCAGCCCTGGCTGGCCAAGGCCGGCCGCCCCGACTGGACGGCCGTGTACTACCACAAAGCCGACTCCCTGGGGCTGGGCTTCAACCGCACCGCCACCGGCTCCAACGCCCTGGCGCTGTACTCCCCCGGCGTGCAGAAGCAGTGGGGCGACCCCAAAACCTGCCCGCTCAACTACCTGCTCTGGTTCCATCACGTGGGCTGGAAGCAGCCGCTGCCCACCGGCCGCACCCTCTGGAACGAGCTGGTGACCCGCTACTACACCGGCGCCGACTCCGTGACCTGGATGCAGCAGCGCTGGGCCAGCGTGAAACCCGCCGTGGACCCCGCCGTGCACGCCGACGTCACGGCCCGCCTGCAAATCCAGCGGCAGGAAGCCCTGTGGTGGCGCGATGCCTGCGTGCTCTACTTCCAGACCTATTCGCGCCAGCCCATTCCGGCGCCTTTTGCCCCGCCCACCCGCACGCTGGCCGAAGTCAAAAGCCTGGTGGACCTCTATCAGCTCAAGTAA
- the uxuA gene encoding mannonate dehydratase: MRWFGPHDPVSLFDIRQAGCAGVVTALHQIPVGAEWPVTDIRARQQLIEADNATHSPLHWEVVESLPVHEDIKKGRPSREQYIENYKESLRNLAACGIRTVCYNFMPVLDWSRTDLSYEMPDGSRALRFVWQDFAVFDLFILKRPGAANDYEPAVAEAARQQFAAMSPEAIASLTNTVLLGLPGSEEAFELAGFQSLLDEYAAIDAQALRENLHYFIQEVAPVAQELGIGLCIHPDDPPFPLLGLPRVMSTEADIAQLMAACDVPANGLTFCTGSLGVRPDNDPAAIARRFGPRIHFIHLRTTKREDNPRNFHEADHLAGDVDMYAVVRELVLEELRRAEHGGRAIPMRPDHGHQMLDDLKKKTYPGYSAIGRLRGLAELRGLEYGIRRSLEAEDAPPSVRAEAQQYS, from the coding sequence ATGCGTTGGTTCGGTCCGCACGACCCGGTTTCGCTTTTTGATATTCGGCAGGCTGGGTGCGCGGGCGTGGTTACGGCGCTGCACCAGATACCAGTAGGAGCGGAGTGGCCCGTTACGGATATTCGGGCCCGCCAGCAACTCATCGAAGCCGACAACGCCACCCACTCCCCCCTGCACTGGGAAGTGGTGGAGAGCCTGCCGGTGCACGAAGACATTAAGAAAGGCCGCCCCTCGCGCGAGCAGTACATAGAGAATTACAAGGAGTCGCTGCGCAACTTGGCGGCCTGCGGCATTCGCACCGTGTGCTACAACTTCATGCCGGTGCTGGACTGGTCGCGCACCGACCTGAGCTACGAAATGCCCGACGGCTCGCGCGCCCTGCGGTTTGTGTGGCAGGATTTCGCCGTATTCGACCTCTTTATTCTTAAGCGGCCCGGCGCCGCAAACGATTACGAACCCGCCGTGGCCGAAGCCGCTCGGCAGCAGTTCGCCGCCATGAGCCCCGAGGCCATTGCCAGCCTCACCAATACCGTGCTGCTGGGCCTGCCCGGCTCCGAAGAAGCGTTTGAACTGGCCGGCTTTCAAAGCTTGCTCGATGAGTACGCCGCTATCGATGCGCAGGCCTTGCGCGAAAACCTGCACTACTTCATTCAAGAAGTAGCTCCGGTAGCTCAGGAACTCGGCATCGGCCTCTGCATTCACCCCGACGACCCGCCGTTTCCCTTGCTGGGCCTGCCCCGCGTGATGAGCACCGAAGCCGACATTGCCCAGCTGATGGCGGCCTGCGACGTGCCAGCCAACGGCCTCACGTTCTGCACCGGCTCCCTGGGCGTGCGGCCCGACAACGACCCCGCCGCCATTGCGCGCCGCTTCGGGCCCCGCATCCATTTCATCCACCTGCGGACTACTAAGCGCGAAGACAATCCGCGCAACTTCCACGAAGCTGACCACTTGGCGGGCGACGTGGACATGTACGCCGTGGTGCGCGAGCTGGTGCTGGAGGAGCTGCGCCGCGCCGAGCACGGCGGCCGCGCCATCCCCATGCGCCCTGACCACGGCCACCAGATGCTCGACGACCTCAAGAAGAAAACCTACCCCGGCTACTCCGCCATCGGCCGCCTACGCGGGCTAGCCGAGCTGCGCGGCCTGGAATACGGCATCCGCCGCAGTCTGGAAGCCGAGGACGCGCCGCCCAGCGTGCGCGCCGAAGCCCAGCAATACTCCTAA
- a CDS encoding OmpA family protein, with protein sequence MTTRGKIVIGLLLVAALYFGINKLVSSGAVFKKAETQSVMLNSIELPAATGGSRATIVVPLAPLPGTAPADKGTPVVWEVMAWNSQMAGMLANGGPRSTMGSSMAANGLDLQIVRQDDVSKMQADLVKNALDLQNKPAMPGLIVSIMGDGLPAFSAVQTQLQKAGTSLQIIPYSVGKSFGEDKLMGPKEWLDSPKSALGKTIACYLRDGDQNIALKWCADNGLKVNPDETTYDPEAVNFMAASDFLVAAEKYILGKPEARTKVVNGKNTGVIVDVVADAVATWTPGDVNIAKQRGGLVNIVSTKDYSNQMPNIMVTTKRWYDAHPKEVLGLMTAFAVAGDQVKSHPEALARAADISATVYGDQDKPGAYWLKYYKSVSEADRNGDVVELGGSKAFNFSDNLNLFGLDEGGTNIYAAVYKTFGDVQSKLYPKELPSYVPLADMLDLTPLKKLQAQYKGKTVAPAETQQFAADDEIRQSVSKRAWNIAFNSGQSTFTPAAERDLNQLFNDLVVAGRLKVAVHGHTDNTGDPSRNQQLSEDRAMAVQHWLQAKSRSAFPDGRVQVYAHGATEPVASNATPDGKAKNRRVEIVLGN encoded by the coding sequence ATGACAACACGTGGTAAAATCGTAATCGGCCTGCTCCTGGTAGCGGCCCTTTACTTCGGTATCAATAAGCTGGTTTCCAGCGGTGCCGTGTTCAAGAAAGCCGAAACGCAGTCGGTAATGCTCAACTCGATTGAGCTGCCGGCCGCCACGGGCGGCAGCCGGGCCACCATTGTGGTGCCGCTGGCGCCGCTGCCGGGCACGGCCCCGGCCGACAAGGGTACTCCCGTGGTGTGGGAGGTGATGGCCTGGAACAGCCAGATGGCCGGCATGCTGGCCAACGGCGGCCCGCGCAGCACCATGGGCTCCAGCATGGCCGCCAACGGCCTCGACCTGCAGATTGTGCGGCAGGACGACGTGAGCAAAATGCAGGCAGACCTCGTGAAAAACGCCCTCGACCTGCAAAACAAACCCGCCATGCCGGGCCTGATTGTGAGCATCATGGGTGACGGCCTGCCTGCTTTCTCGGCCGTGCAAACGCAGCTGCAGAAGGCCGGCACCAGCCTGCAAATCATCCCCTATTCGGTGGGCAAGAGCTTTGGCGAAGACAAGCTGATGGGCCCGAAAGAATGGCTAGACAGCCCGAAATCGGCCCTGGGTAAAACCATTGCCTGCTACCTGCGCGACGGCGACCAGAACATTGCCCTGAAATGGTGCGCCGACAACGGCCTGAAAGTGAACCCCGACGAAACCACCTACGACCCCGAAGCAGTGAACTTCATGGCCGCCTCCGACTTCCTGGTAGCCGCTGAAAAGTACATCCTCGGCAAGCCGGAAGCCCGCACCAAAGTGGTGAACGGCAAGAACACCGGCGTGATAGTGGACGTGGTGGCCGACGCCGTAGCCACCTGGACGCCCGGCGACGTGAACATCGCCAAGCAGCGCGGCGGCCTCGTCAACATCGTGAGCACGAAGGACTACTCCAACCAGATGCCCAACATCATGGTGACCACCAAGCGCTGGTACGATGCCCACCCCAAGGAAGTGCTGGGCCTGATGACGGCCTTCGCCGTGGCCGGCGACCAGGTGAAAAGCCACCCCGAAGCCCTGGCCCGTGCCGCCGACATTTCGGCCACCGTGTACGGCGACCAGGACAAGCCCGGCGCCTACTGGCTAAAGTATTACAAAAGCGTGAGCGAAGCCGACCGCAACGGCGACGTAGTGGAGCTGGGCGGCAGCAAAGCCTTCAACTTCAGCGACAACCTGAACCTGTTCGGCCTCGACGAAGGCGGCACCAACATCTACGCCGCCGTGTACAAAACCTTCGGCGACGTGCAAAGCAAGCTCTACCCCAAAGAGCTGCCCAGCTACGTGCCCCTGGCCGACATGCTGGACCTGACACCTCTCAAGAAGCTGCAGGCTCAATACAAAGGCAAAACCGTGGCCCCAGCCGAAACCCAGCAGTTTGCCGCCGACGACGAAATCCGCCAGAGCGTGAGCAAGCGGGCCTGGAACATCGCCTTCAACTCGGGCCAGAGCACCTTCACCCCCGCCGCCGAGCGCGACCTCAACCAGCTCTTCAACGACCTCGTGGTGGCCGGCCGCCTGAAAGTGGCCGTGCACGGCCACACCGACAACACCGGCGACCCCAGCCGCAACCAGCAGCTCTCCGAAGACCGCGCCATGGCCGTGCAGCACTGGCTGCAAGCCAAAAGCCGCAGTGCCTTCCCCGACGGCCGGGTGCAGGTGTACGCCCACGGCGCCACCGAGCCGGTAGCCAGCAACGCCACCCCCGACGGCAAAGCCAAAAACCGCCGCGTGGAAATCGTGCTGGGCAATTAA